In a genomic window of Feifania hominis:
- a CDS encoding phenylacetate--CoA ligase family protein, producing MEHYYQPEIECASREQIRAWQDERLVKTVRRVWDNVPYYKKKMVERGVTPDDIRSVDDLRKLPFLTKDDLRDAYPYGLMATPLHDCVRIQSTSGTTGRRVVAFYTQHDIDLWEDCCARAIMAAGGTADDVVHVCYGYGLFTGGPGLNGGSHRVGSLTLPMSSGNTDRQIQFMCDLGSTILCCTPSYAAYLAESICERGLQNQIKLKAGIFGAEAWTEEMRRDIEQKLGIKAYDIYGLTEISGPGVSFECSAQTGMHINEDHFIAEIIDPTTGEVLPDGEKGELVFTSITKEAFPLLRYRTRDICVLTREPCSCGRTHVKMSKPMGRSDDMLIVKGVNVFPSQVETVLLNKGYPANYQIVVSRENNSDKLEVQVEMTPEMFSDALSEVSTREKELVEALKAMLGIHAVVKLVAPKSIVRSEGKAVRVIDKRKLY from the coding sequence ATGGAACACTACTATCAGCCCGAGATCGAATGTGCATCCCGGGAACAAATCAGGGCCTGGCAGGATGAGAGACTTGTCAAAACCGTGCGCCGCGTGTGGGACAATGTGCCCTACTACAAAAAGAAGATGGTCGAGCGCGGCGTGACCCCAGACGACATCCGGTCGGTGGACGACCTGCGAAAGCTGCCCTTTCTGACCAAGGATGATCTGAGGGACGCCTACCCCTACGGCCTGATGGCGACGCCGCTTCACGACTGCGTGAGAATCCAGTCGACCAGCGGCACGACCGGCCGCCGGGTGGTGGCCTTTTACACTCAGCACGATATTGATCTCTGGGAGGACTGCTGCGCACGCGCTATCATGGCGGCCGGCGGCACGGCGGACGATGTGGTGCACGTCTGTTACGGCTACGGTCTTTTCACCGGCGGCCCGGGGCTCAACGGCGGTTCGCACCGGGTGGGCTCGCTGACGCTGCCGATGTCTTCGGGCAACACGGACCGTCAGATTCAGTTCATGTGCGATCTCGGCTCCACCATCCTCTGCTGCACGCCCTCCTACGCGGCCTATCTCGCGGAGAGCATCTGTGAGCGCGGGCTGCAAAATCAGATCAAGCTCAAAGCCGGCATCTTCGGCGCCGAGGCGTGGACGGAGGAGATGCGCCGCGACATCGAACAGAAACTCGGTATCAAGGCCTATGACATCTATGGTCTGACGGAAATTTCGGGCCCGGGCGTCTCCTTTGAATGCAGTGCGCAGACCGGCATGCACATCAACGAGGACCACTTCATCGCCGAGATCATCGATCCCACGACCGGCGAGGTTCTGCCCGACGGTGAGAAAGGTGAGCTGGTCTTCACCAGCATCACCAAGGAGGCGTTCCCGCTTCTGCGCTACCGTACGCGCGACATCTGCGTACTCACGCGGGAACCTTGCTCCTGCGGAAGAACCCATGTCAAAATGTCCAAACCGATGGGGCGCAGCGATGATATGCTCATTGTCAAGGGCGTCAACGTCTTCCCGTCTCAGGTTGAAACCGTACTTCTCAACAAGGGTTACCCGGCAAACTACCAGATCGTCGTCAGCCGGGAGAACAACAGCGACAAGCTTGAAGTTCAGGTCGAGATGACGCCGGAGATGTTCTCCGACGCACTCAGCGAGGTCTCCACGCGCGAGAAAGAACTGGTGGAGGCGCTCAAGGCCATGCTCGGCATCCACGCGGTGGTGAAACTCGTCGCGCCGAAGAGCATCGTGCGCAGCGAGGGCAAGGCCGTACGTGTCATTGACAAACGCAAACTCTATTAG
- a CDS encoding lactate utilization protein produces the protein MDREKLIAAFERNNYRAHFFETAAQAVDYLDREIDGQTVGFGDSQTLYDMGVYERLAVHNEVHDPQHRPQGASFHEVARECLLTDVFLTSVNAASESGILVNIDGTGNRVGGSLFSHRRVFFIFGVNKIAPTLEQAVWRARNIAAPLNAKRHGYRTPCAVKCDGCYDCASADRICNVLAIHYKKMRGTDVAEIVIINEKLGL, from the coding sequence ATGGACAGAGAAAAGCTGATTGCGGCGTTTGAGAGAAACAACTACCGCGCGCACTTTTTTGAGACGGCGGCACAGGCTGTCGACTATCTGGACCGTGAGATCGACGGACAGACCGTGGGCTTCGGCGATTCGCAGACACTCTATGACATGGGTGTCTACGAGCGGCTGGCCGTCCACAATGAGGTGCACGACCCTCAACACAGACCGCAGGGTGCATCCTTTCATGAGGTGGCGCGCGAATGTCTGTTGACCGACGTTTTTCTCACCTCAGTCAACGCCGCGAGCGAAAGCGGGATTCTGGTCAACATCGACGGCACCGGCAACCGGGTCGGCGGCTCGCTCTTCAGCCACAGGAGGGTCTTCTTCATCTTTGGCGTCAACAAGATTGCACCGACGCTGGAGCAGGCCGTCTGGCGCGCGCGCAACATCGCGGCGCCTCTCAACGCGAAGCGGCACGGCTATCGGACACCCTGCGCGGTAAAGTGCGACGGATGCTACGACTGCGCGAGTGCCGATCGAATCTGCAACGTGCTCGCCATTCACTACAAGAAGATGCGCGGTACTGATGTTGCCGAGATTGTTATCATCAACGAGAAACTCGGGCTGTAA
- a CDS encoding GTP pyrophosphokinase, with the protein MTQKFDFADALDLSEDTALSWRSLGELAAGYIEVQNTYRAAIREINTKLEILDDEFRMRHQRNPIHYMQSRLKTPRSIMEKLRRKGLPFTPESVRENLTDVAGIRVICHYIDDIYMVAKLLTAQDDITLVRETDYIKNPKPNGYRSLHLVVQVPVFFAERTERVPVEIQIRTVAMDFWASLEHELRYKAAEDVPDYLVKELTECAEIINRTDMKMQWIYKALGEIKDVGKKN; encoded by the coding sequence ATGACACAGAAATTTGACTTTGCCGATGCGCTTGACCTGTCGGAGGACACCGCGCTCTCCTGGCGGTCGCTCGGCGAGCTCGCAGCAGGATACATTGAAGTACAGAACACTTACCGCGCCGCCATTCGTGAAATCAACACCAAGCTGGAAATTCTCGACGATGAATTTCGCATGCGCCACCAGAGAAATCCAATCCACTACATGCAGAGCCGGCTCAAGACGCCGCGCAGCATCATGGAGAAGCTCCGGCGCAAGGGCCTGCCGTTCACGCCGGAGTCGGTGCGGGAGAATCTGACTGATGTCGCTGGGATTCGGGTCATCTGTCACTACATCGACGACATCTATATGGTGGCAAAGCTTCTCACAGCGCAGGACGACATCACACTGGTGCGCGAAACCGACTACATCAAGAATCCAAAGCCCAACGGCTATCGCAGCCTACATCTGGTCGTTCAAGTGCCGGTCTTCTTCGCGGAGCGCACAGAGCGCGTGCCGGTGGAGATCCAGATTCGCACCGTCGCGATGGATTTCTGGGCGAGTCTCGAGCACGAGCTGCGCTACAAGGCGGCGGAGGATGTGCCGGACTACCTGGTCAAGGAGTTGACCGAGTGTGCCGAGATCATCAACCGCACTGACATGAAAATGCAGTGGATTTACAAGGCGCTCGGCGAGATCAAAGACGTGGGCAAGAAAAACTGA
- a CDS encoding (2Fe-2S)-binding protein — MVQYDGKVTIELTVNGERREATVRPADVLLDVLRDRLGLTGAKAGCKNGDCGVCTVLVDGWPVKSCLMLAVEAVGHTITTVEGLHNTPLQKAFVDKSAFQCGYCTSGFLMVMQSLLLQHPDCDENTLEQWLQSNLCRCTSYAEIREAAQSLFPNAHTSR; from the coding sequence ATGGTGCAATACGATGGAAAGGTGACCATTGAGCTGACGGTAAACGGCGAGAGGCGCGAGGCGACCGTGCGTCCGGCGGATGTGCTTCTCGATGTGCTGCGTGACAGACTCGGGCTCACGGGGGCCAAGGCGGGATGTAAGAATGGAGACTGCGGCGTGTGCACAGTACTTGTGGACGGGTGGCCGGTCAAGAGCTGCCTGATGCTCGCCGTCGAGGCGGTGGGCCATACCATCACAACGGTGGAGGGCCTTCACAACACGCCGCTGCAAAAGGCATTTGTCGACAAGTCAGCCTTTCAGTGCGGCTACTGCACGTCGGGTTTTCTGATGGTGATGCAGTCGCTTCTGCTCCAGCATCCCGACTGCGATGAGAACACGCTCGAACAGTGGCTTCAGTCGAACCTCTGCCGCTGCACCAGCTATGCCGAGATCCGCGAGGCGGCGCAGAGCCTCTTTCCGAATGCGCACACCTCGCGGTAG
- a CDS encoding ACT domain-containing protein, with protein sequence MTVKQISIFMENQPGKLAEFTKLLERNNIDLRALSIADTQDFGILRVIVDDSLATIQILREAGYVCSVTPVLALEIPDQPGSLVKLLNILGDSGVNIEYTYAFLSRKKDRAFIILRVADNAQAIEVLGQNGIQPICQEEFAEIFE encoded by the coding sequence ATGACCGTCAAACAGATTTCTATTTTCATGGAAAACCAACCCGGCAAGCTCGCGGAGTTTACAAAGCTGCTCGAGAGAAACAACATCGATCTGCGCGCGCTGTCCATCGCCGACACGCAGGACTTCGGCATCCTGCGCGTGATTGTGGACGATTCGCTCGCCACCATTCAGATTCTGCGCGAGGCGGGGTATGTCTGCTCGGTCACGCCGGTTCTGGCACTGGAAATTCCCGATCAGCCGGGCAGCCTTGTGAAACTTCTCAACATTCTCGGCGACAGCGGCGTCAACATCGAGTACACCTATGCATTTCTCTCGCGCAAGAAAGACCGCGCCTTTATCATTCTGCGGGTGGCCGACAACGCACAGGCCATTGAGGTGCTCGGTCAAAACGGCATTCAGCCGATCTGCCAGGAGGAATTTGCAGAGATCTTCGAATAA
- a CDS encoding ABC transporter permease: protein MKSVVFAARTQRELLRDPLSLSFALGFPLVVLLLLTAIQANIPVSLFELDQLAPGIAVFGLSFVALFSGLLIAKDRTSSFLTRLFVSPMRPVDFILGYTLPLVPLSLAQSAVCLAAALALGLRATARLLLVLVTLLPTAVLFIAIGLLCGSLLSDKQVGGVCGALLTNLSAWLSGIWFDLSLVGGAFETIAYLLPFAHAVDASRAALCGDYAAIMPHLWWVIGYAAALFTIAVAVFRRKMTGDKG, encoded by the coding sequence ATGAAAAGTGTGGTCTTTGCTGCGCGAACACAGCGGGAGCTGCTGCGCGACCCGCTGAGTCTCTCCTTTGCGCTTGGGTTCCCGCTGGTGGTTTTGCTGCTGCTCACGGCCATTCAGGCGAATATTCCGGTCAGCCTGTTTGAGCTCGATCAGCTCGCTCCGGGAATTGCGGTGTTCGGTCTGTCCTTTGTGGCGCTCTTCTCGGGACTGCTCATTGCAAAGGACCGGACCAGCTCTTTTCTCACGCGGCTTTTTGTCTCGCCAATGAGACCGGTCGATTTCATACTTGGCTATACGCTTCCGCTTGTTCCGCTCTCCCTCGCCCAATCGGCTGTTTGTCTTGCAGCGGCTCTTGCGCTCGGTCTGCGTGCAACTGCGAGGCTGCTGCTGGTACTCGTCACATTGCTGCCAACGGCTGTCCTGTTTATTGCGATAGGTCTTCTCTGCGGAAGTCTTTTGAGCGATAAACAGGTTGGAGGGGTCTGCGGAGCGCTCCTGACAAACCTGAGTGCCTGGCTCAGCGGTATCTGGTTTGACCTCTCTCTGGTTGGAGGCGCTTTTGAGACCATCGCGTATCTGCTTCCTTTCGCCCATGCAGTTGACGCGTCGCGTGCGGCGCTGTGTGGCGACTACGCGGCGATTATGCCCCATTTGTGGTGGGTGATCGGCTATGCGGCGGCGCTTTTTACAATTGCAGTGGCGGTGTTTCGGCGAAAGATGACAGGCGACAAAGGCTAG
- a CDS encoding putative ABC transporter permease, which yields MPAQTELWFLYFLLYSVLGWCCEVVYCSIPAKKFINRGFLYGPLCPIYGCGALLGVWLLEPVAAHPLAVFALGLLVMSALEYVTSVLMEWLFHARWWDYSNHRFHLNGRVCLTNSILFGLMAVAVIYFIHPLVVWFIGLLPDGERSCVALVLFTVLVVDITLTVRSLIDFRATLARFRAAAAEFGEKWELSAEKWNERLAEWRAEHPGNPELDEFRQRLRERFAELPRFEQFSFQRLLRAFPRMSSKRWAEGLETFKQAAADRLASLRAERAHKRRDRKKK from the coding sequence GTGCCGGCACAAACGGAACTCTGGTTTCTCTACTTTTTGCTCTACAGCGTACTCGGCTGGTGCTGTGAGGTGGTCTACTGCTCCATACCGGCGAAAAAATTTATAAACCGCGGTTTTCTCTATGGGCCGCTCTGTCCGATTTACGGCTGCGGGGCGCTTCTCGGCGTGTGGCTTCTCGAGCCCGTTGCCGCGCATCCGCTCGCAGTCTTCGCGCTTGGACTGCTCGTGATGAGCGCGCTCGAATATGTCACGAGCGTACTGATGGAGTGGCTCTTTCACGCCCGCTGGTGGGACTATTCCAATCACCGCTTCCACTTGAATGGCCGCGTGTGCCTGACTAACTCCATCCTCTTCGGTCTGATGGCGGTCGCTGTGATCTACTTTATCCACCCGCTGGTCGTATGGTTCATCGGCCTGCTGCCGGATGGTGAGCGCTCCTGCGTTGCCCTCGTGCTTTTTACCGTGCTCGTTGTGGATATCACGCTGACCGTGCGGTCTCTGATCGACTTCAGGGCAACTCTGGCCCGCTTCCGCGCAGCGGCGGCCGAATTTGGCGAAAAGTGGGAGCTTTCGGCCGAAAAGTGGAACGAGCGGCTTGCTGAATGGCGCGCCGAGCATCCGGGCAACCCCGAGCTCGATGAGTTTCGCCAGCGGCTTCGCGAACGCTTTGCGGAACTTCCCCGTTTTGAGCAGTTCTCCTTTCAGCGCCTGCTCAGGGCGTTCCCGCGGATGAGCTCGAAGCGCTGGGCCGAGGGGCTCGAGACTTTCAAACAGGCGGCCGCCGACCGTCTCGCCTCCCTGCGCGCAGAGCGTGCACACAAGAGGCGCGACCGAAAGAAAAAATAG
- a CDS encoding nucleoside-triphosphatase, translated as MRPVRFVTGAIDAGKTTCLRTMWAGEGGEGLALEKCFWRGQMVGQRMVSLCSGQGVLFSVKKPFCPREFQAADEIGEFCVSGEGLAFFESELESFTASKIFLDEFGPLELMGRGFAPALRRFLNRSDAALTIAVRESCLDNIQTAFGFEAQEIIWV; from the coding sequence GTGAGACCGGTTCGCTTTGTCACAGGGGCGATCGACGCGGGCAAGACCACATGTCTTCGCACGATGTGGGCCGGGGAGGGCGGCGAGGGCCTGGCGCTGGAAAAGTGCTTCTGGCGCGGGCAAATGGTCGGCCAGCGAATGGTGAGCCTGTGCAGCGGGCAGGGCGTTCTCTTCAGTGTAAAAAAGCCCTTTTGCCCCCGGGAGTTTCAGGCCGCCGATGAGATCGGTGAATTCTGCGTTTCAGGAGAGGGACTTGCGTTTTTTGAGAGCGAGCTTGAGAGCTTTACGGCGTCGAAGATCTTTCTCGATGAGTTCGGCCCGCTTGAACTGATGGGCAGGGGTTTTGCCCCTGCGCTGCGCCGCTTTCTCAACAGAAGTGACGCCGCACTCACCATTGCGGTGCGCGAGAGCTGTCTTGACAACATTCAGACGGCATTTGGGTTTGAGGCGCAAGAGATCATTTGGGTATAG
- a CDS encoding prenyltransferase/squalene oxidase repeat-containing protein: MTQQERQADIEAILSHRRDNGGDFWATADGRLLKGAPFSTIECAGYLVELGLPPEDPVMLATAERILQAWREDGRFRVYPQGVIYPCQTAHAASALCRMGYASDARLQKTFEYFLDIQYHDGGWRCGKFSFGRGPETEYSDPFPTLTVLDAFRFLEGYESIQLLDRAVEFLLFHWTVRRPIGPCHYGIGTLFMQVEYPFRGYNLFHYVHTLSHYRRAREDPRFQQAFETLRQKTVDGQIVVQRVVPKLAKLNFCKKGQPSDAATQRYREILENLEK; encoded by the coding sequence ATGACCCAGCAGGAACGACAGGCGGATATCGAGGCGATCCTCTCCCACCGGAGAGACAATGGCGGCGATTTCTGGGCCACGGCAGACGGGCGGCTGCTCAAGGGAGCGCCCTTTTCCACGATCGAGTGCGCAGGCTATCTCGTTGAGCTGGGGCTGCCGCCGGAGGACCCCGTCATGCTTGCAACGGCGGAGCGTATTCTGCAGGCCTGGCGGGAGGACGGACGTTTTCGCGTGTATCCCCAGGGTGTAATTTACCCCTGTCAGACAGCGCATGCGGCGTCGGCCCTCTGCCGGATGGGATATGCGAGTGATGCACGGCTGCAGAAGACCTTTGAATACTTTTTGGACATTCAATACCACGACGGCGGCTGGCGCTGCGGAAAATTCAGCTTTGGCCGCGGGCCCGAGACCGAGTATTCCGACCCCTTTCCGACGCTGACCGTTCTCGACGCTTTCCGCTTTCTCGAGGGCTATGAGAGCATACAGCTGCTGGACCGGGCGGTGGAGTTTCTTCTCTTTCACTGGACAGTCCGACGGCCGATTGGCCCCTGTCACTATGGAATCGGAACTCTCTTTATGCAGGTGGAATACCCCTTTCGCGGCTACAATCTGTTCCACTATGTCCACACGCTGTCCCACTATCGCCGCGCCCGGGAGGATCCGCGCTTTCAACAGGCCTTTGAGACGCTTCGCCAGAAGACGGTGGACGGGCAAATAGTCGTACAGCGGGTGGTGCCAAAGCTCGCAAAATTGAACTTCTGTAAAAAGGGTCAACCGAGTGACGCGGCGACACAGCGCTATCGAGAAATACTGGAAAACCTTGAAAAATGA
- a CDS encoding FAD binding domain-containing protein: MSIPVNFKYIRPDTLQQACSAYDAVVSQNETPLFYAGGSEIISMARVGSIAPAAVVDLKGIPECTAYRSEPQRLVIGSCVTLSQIREAGDFPLLGEAGGRIADHTNQTRITLGGNVCGTIVYREAVLPLLLADAAVCLCGPDGERTAPIAEVFDERLRLGPGEFVTQFAVEKKYCTAPFVHVKKMKNEKIGYPLLTICAMKVDGSVRLAFSGLLSYPFRSRQMETAANDRSLGLGDRVRATVEKLPQSPMANLDGSAEYRLFVLENTLLKTLQRMEEL, encoded by the coding sequence ATGAGCATACCGGTCAATTTCAAATATATCCGCCCCGACACGCTGCAACAGGCGTGTTCGGCCTATGACGCGGTCGTGTCCCAAAACGAAACGCCTCTCTTTTACGCGGGCGGATCAGAGATCATCTCCATGGCGCGCGTGGGCAGCATTGCGCCGGCGGCCGTTGTGGACTTAAAAGGCATACCCGAGTGCACCGCCTACCGCAGCGAACCGCAGAGACTTGTCATCGGCTCCTGCGTGACGCTCAGCCAAATTCGTGAGGCGGGGGATTTTCCGCTTCTCGGCGAGGCAGGCGGGCGCATTGCCGACCACACCAACCAGACGCGCATCACACTCGGCGGCAACGTCTGCGGCACGATCGTCTACCGCGAGGCGGTTTTGCCGCTGCTGCTCGCCGACGCGGCAGTCTGCCTCTGCGGGCCGGATGGAGAGCGGACAGCCCCCATAGCAGAGGTGTTCGACGAGCGACTGCGGCTTGGGCCGGGCGAATTTGTCACCCAATTTGCTGTGGAAAAGAAGTACTGCACGGCGCCCTTTGTACACGTCAAGAAGATGAAAAACGAGAAGATCGGCTATCCGCTTCTGACAATCTGCGCCATGAAAGTGGACGGCAGCGTTCGACTCGCTTTTTCGGGGCTTCTTTCCTACCCCTTTCGCAGCAGGCAGATGGAGACGGCGGCAAACGACCGTTCGCTGGGGCTTGGCGACCGGGTGCGCGCCACGGTGGAAAAGCTGCCGCAGAGCCCCATGGCAAATCTCGACGGCAGCGCCGAGTATCGCCTCTTCGTACTGGAGAACACGCTTCTCAAGACTTTGCAGAGAATGGAGGAACTGTGA
- a CDS encoding AbrB/MazE/SpoVT family DNA-binding domain-containing protein yields MKAPEGKYMGSVKVGERGQIVIPKAARELFGIQPGDTLLLLADVQRGIALVQYDDYFEFAKAIFEAGKPPKEEHHDGD; encoded by the coding sequence ATGAAAGCGCCGGAGGGAAAATACATGGGTTCGGTCAAAGTGGGCGAGAGAGGACAGATTGTCATTCCCAAAGCCGCCCGCGAACTGTTTGGCATTCAGCCGGGCGACACGCTGTTGCTTCTGGCGGATGTGCAGAGGGGAATCGCACTGGTGCAGTACGATGACTACTTTGAGTTTGCCAAGGCGATTTTTGAGGCGGGAAAGCCGCCGAAGGAGGAGCACCATGACGGCGATTGA
- a CDS encoding xanthine dehydrogenase family protein molybdopterin-binding subunit: MHLGTTVGTRLERREAWEKVTGKAKYTADTTAAGMLYTSLVTSTVAHGKIVNIDTTEADHAAGVISILTGKRVSILSGALLEDRPPLAFEKVRYYGEPVAMVVALAPELAAAAARLIAVEYEPLPAVGTVEQALAPGAPLVHEKLGEYVVTAEDVSPEPGTNIASSCKIRKGDMAVGWGASEVVIERHFSLPASSHAAMETHCADCEIAADGTVTVTTASQSPYTVKKLLAKLFSLEESKVIVKVPLVGGGYGGKSTVELEILAYLASQAAGGRPVRVQFDREQELATTPGRMALEADVKLGATRDGLLQAAEYRFCLDTGAYSDIAPYMAKAMAVDCTGPYRLENVSCDSLCVYTNHNYCTAFRGFSHESFTFCIERALDELAKACGVDALEIRRKNAVGEGDTSPTQVRITRSNTGDLTACLNQLESMANWQEGDLVDIGDNKVRAKGLACLWKTPDPPSNASAGAVITFNSDGSLNLSTGVVEMGSGGQTSLVQMLADKLNMEASRIHVTLGVDTALAPEYYKTVASMTTYIAGRAVMQAADDLVRQLKERAAIALRSPVEDLECGGEKIYLRHLPEMAIGFQDLAFGVKYPDGNTVGGQVIGTGSFVVNHIGPLDPESGKGKAGTAWTVGAQMVEVEYDRTEHTYRLIRAATVMDVGRAIDPELTACLIRGGMSMGLSLASREMFHYSADCKNETTSLRTYKLLHFGQEPRYLVGFVETPQQDAPFGCRACSEHGIIGMPAALGNALSRAADVELNALPIQPENIWQAVRTQRGEKR, translated from the coding sequence ATGCATTTGGGTACCACAGTGGGCACCAGACTTGAGCGCCGCGAGGCATGGGAAAAGGTGACGGGAAAGGCAAAGTACACTGCCGACACCACGGCCGCGGGCATGCTCTATACCAGCCTTGTTACCAGCACGGTTGCACACGGTAAAATCGTGAACATTGACACAACAGAGGCCGACCACGCCGCAGGGGTGATCTCCATTCTCACCGGCAAGCGGGTGAGTATTCTCTCAGGCGCTCTGCTGGAGGACCGGCCGCCGCTCGCCTTTGAGAAAGTGCGCTATTACGGCGAGCCGGTCGCCATGGTCGTGGCGCTCGCACCTGAGCTCGCGGCCGCCGCGGCGCGGCTGATTGCGGTCGAGTACGAGCCGCTGCCGGCGGTGGGTACGGTTGAGCAGGCGCTCGCGCCGGGGGCGCCGCTGGTGCACGAGAAACTCGGCGAATACGTCGTCACAGCCGAGGACGTCTCACCTGAGCCGGGCACCAACATCGCAAGCTCCTGCAAAATCCGCAAGGGCGACATGGCGGTTGGCTGGGGGGCAAGCGAAGTGGTAATCGAGCGTCACTTCTCACTGCCCGCGTCGAGCCACGCCGCGATGGAGACCCACTGCGCCGACTGTGAGATTGCGGCTGACGGCACGGTGACTGTCACAACGGCCTCACAGTCGCCCTACACGGTCAAGAAGCTGCTCGCCAAACTCTTCTCGCTCGAGGAGAGCAAGGTCATCGTCAAAGTACCGCTTGTCGGGGGCGGCTACGGCGGGAAGTCGACGGTGGAGCTTGAGATTCTCGCATATCTTGCAAGCCAGGCGGCGGGAGGGCGGCCGGTGCGCGTTCAGTTCGACCGCGAGCAGGAGCTTGCGACCACACCGGGGCGCATGGCGCTCGAGGCCGATGTCAAGCTCGGCGCGACGAGAGACGGACTTCTGCAGGCGGCCGAGTACCGCTTTTGTCTTGACACAGGGGCCTACTCCGACATCGCGCCGTACATGGCCAAGGCTATGGCGGTCGACTGCACCGGACCCTACCGGCTCGAGAACGTGTCGTGTGACTCGCTGTGTGTCTACACCAACCACAATTACTGCACGGCCTTTCGCGGCTTTTCCCACGAGAGCTTCACGTTTTGCATTGAGCGGGCGCTCGACGAACTCGCAAAGGCCTGCGGCGTCGACGCACTGGAAATTCGACGCAAAAACGCCGTTGGGGAGGGGGATACCTCGCCGACTCAGGTACGCATCACCCGCTCCAACACCGGCGATCTTACGGCCTGTTTGAATCAACTGGAGAGCATGGCAAACTGGCAGGAGGGAGACCTTGTTGACATCGGCGACAACAAGGTTCGTGCAAAGGGCCTTGCCTGTCTGTGGAAGACACCCGACCCGCCGTCCAACGCCTCGGCGGGGGCGGTGATCACATTCAATTCCGACGGAAGTTTAAATCTCAGTACCGGTGTTGTCGAGATGGGCTCGGGCGGGCAGACAAGTCTTGTACAGATGCTCGCAGACAAGCTGAATATGGAGGCTTCGCGCATCCATGTCACACTCGGTGTCGACACGGCGCTCGCGCCCGAGTACTACAAGACCGTCGCGAGCATGACGACCTACATCGCGGGTCGGGCTGTGATGCAGGCGGCAGATGATCTGGTCCGCCAGCTCAAAGAACGCGCTGCAATCGCGCTGAGAAGCCCGGTGGAGGATCTGGAGTGCGGCGGAGAAAAAATCTATCTGCGCCACCTACCCGAGATGGCAATCGGCTTTCAGGACCTCGCGTTCGGCGTCAAGTATCCCGACGGCAACACGGTCGGCGGCCAGGTGATCGGCACCGGTAGCTTTGTGGTCAACCACATCGGGCCGCTCGACCCCGAGAGCGGAAAGGGAAAGGCCGGCACGGCGTGGACAGTGGGCGCGCAGATGGTGGAGGTGGAATACGACCGCACCGAGCACACCTACCGCCTCATCCGCGCGGCGACGGTCATGGACGTCGGCAGGGCCATTGACCCGGAGCTGACGGCCTGTCTCATCCGCGGCGGCATGAGCATGGGACTGTCACTGGCAAGCCGGGAGATGTTCCACTACAGCGCCGACTGCAAAAACGAGACGACAAGTCTTCGCACCTATAAACTGCTGCACTTCGGGCAGGAACCGCGGTATCTTGTCGGTTTTGTCGAGACCCCGCAGCAGGACGCACCGTTTGGCTGTCGGGCCTGCTCCGAACACGGCATCATCGGCATGCCGGCGGCCCTCGGAAATGCACTGAGCCGCGCGGCGGACGTGGAACTCAATGCGCTGCCCATTCAGCCGGAGAACATCTGGCAGGCGGTCAGAACACAGAGGGGAGAGAAGAGATGA
- a CDS encoding ABC transporter ATP-binding protein: MTAIETRGLSKIYGKKAAVSELDLAIQAGEFFALLGLNGAGKTTTIRMLTCLTRPTGGDALILGRSVIREPEAVRKCANISPQETAVAPNLTVRENLMLIAQIYGMSRAQAARRTDEITQQLSLDEIVKSRAKTLSGGWQRRLSLAMALITQPKVLYLDEPTLGLDILARRELWRAMEDLKGRVTVVLTTHYLEEAEALADRIGIMANGRLKAVGTAAEIKSAARSDNFEDAFLALAQGGGTV; encoded by the coding sequence ATGACGGCGATTGAGACGCGTGGCCTTTCCAAAATCTATGGGAAAAAGGCTGCTGTCAGTGAGCTGGATCTCGCCATTCAAGCGGGGGAGTTCTTTGCTCTGCTGGGACTCAACGGCGCAGGGAAGACTACGACCATCCGTATGCTGACCTGCCTGACGAGACCCACGGGCGGCGATGCGTTGATTCTGGGCAGAAGTGTGATACGGGAGCCGGAGGCTGTCAGAAAATGCGCCAATATATCCCCGCAGGAGACGGCGGTTGCTCCGAATCTCACCGTGAGAGAGAATCTGATGCTCATCGCACAGATCTACGGAATGAGTCGGGCTCAGGCCGCACGCCGGACAGATGAAATCACGCAGCAGCTCTCACTCGACGAGATTGTGAAGAGCCGGGCGAAAACCCTGTCAGGTGGCTGGCAGCGCAGATTGAGTCTTGCAATGGCGCTCATAACACAGCCCAAAGTGCTCTATCTCGACGAACCCACCCTGGGACTTGATATTCTTGCCCGCCGCGAACTGTGGAGAGCAATGGAAGATCTCAAGGGGCGGGTTACCGTTGTGTTGACCACCCACTATCTCGAGGAGGCCGAGGCACTCGCCGATCGGATCGGCATCATGGCGAACGGTCGGCTCAAGGCAGTTGGTACGGCAGCAGAGATCAAAAGTGCTGCCCGCAGCGACAACTTTGAGGATGCGTTTCTCGCGCTTGCACAGGGGGGAGGCACGGTATGA